Sequence from the Etheostoma spectabile isolate EspeVRDwgs_2016 unplaced genomic scaffold, UIUC_Espe_1.0 scaffold376, whole genome shotgun sequence genome:
TTCTAAATCTTGtataaaatgacaaatcacCACATTCACATGGAATTTATATTTCCCAGAACTTATTTCAGGACTACATTTTTTTGCATGCATCCTTGTGATTTCTATTGTTCACAGCACAGCTTACCACAGCTACTGATGCAAACAATATTATAataaccattttattttttgcttttattcagACAACTTAAATATTTTTAAGTAACATACCAATGACATTGGTCATTTCAACTGAAACTCACATTAATATTTAGGCATGCCATGCCATTTTATTAACTAAAATGAAATATGTTTACACAACTGTTTATAtggtctcactgtaggcctacataattgttgctgctgttactgtgggaacaaaaataaatcatttggcataattaacacacacagagagtgcTGTGAAGCTATTTGTACATAGTTTTAACACATCAAATGTAAAGATATTTACCTAGTTTAATACAGACCATAAGCAGGGTATGCGGTATGACTAGATCATTGACAGAATAGAACAGCAATAAATTTGTATTATGTAGACAGGCATAGACAGGAGAGTGAATTAAAATCATAGCAGAAACGGCTGTGCTACTGAGTGTTGGCAGACTTGAAGAAGCTGCTTATTAACTGTCACGCAGCAGGGAGGCAGGGCAAACTGCAGTGACCAAAATTGGCTGTTGAAAGGTGATGCCATCCAAACGTTTAGTTGGGTTGTTAGAGGTGTAAACACAGAATTATGAAAATGATCTGCTCAACAGTGAATCTAAATTGATGTAGTTTAAGTTCATATTGGTTTTAAAACCTCTGACAGACTGTGAGCTTGTTGTGTTGCGcctcttttcatctttttcattTAACACAATACTTGTTTGTTTTAGAGCACTTATACATGTTTTTGACAATGTGTTCACATACACGAGTGGCTGCAATGTGATTGCCATTTTCACAAGTCCTCtgtactaaaaataaaaaaaaaatgtcatgtcttacaaaatgacatgtaagagcatttagtttttatttatataaatatgacTAACCAGCATTTTTATTTGCCAGATTCCTCTGCACTGACTGAGGTGGTGAATTTTTAAGCCACAGCCAATGCTGACTCAGGTAAAATTACATGAGGCAACTTACTATTAGGTCCCTCTCAAAACTTTCCCTAATTGGGCtgtcttcattcattcatgcattTAGTCACGTAGAGTTAATTTTTAATAACTATTTTGAAGCAACACCGGGTGTGCAGGGTAGCCATTATGGTCACACGTGGTCAACACGTACAGTAGGGGTTGCACAGACTAGTTAACTTGTCAACTTTACTGCTCCACAATGACGTTTTGAGCTTGATGTTGACTAGTCACTGATCACGTGGTGAGAAGGTTGCTTCATTGCAGCAAACTAGCAACAGTACATCAAGTGTGTCAAAATATTTCACTAAAGATGACGACAGTGTTACCCACTGTGTTTCCCACAGGTTGAGAACTTAATTGTTGGTGGGTGGTACATGTGacggtgtggtgtgtgatggCTGGGTTTCAGTAATAAACTAGTCAAACAAAGATTTATGAACTATTTGTTGAAAATAATTACTACAtaacattaataaataattgaaaaataaatgatttacatattaaacaaacCAGACTAAAAGATgatacagacagagacagaagaagtGTAGCCTTTGATGTGCTTtagtttttcaaataaatgttatgATTCAGCAGATAAAATACCTGAAAATACCTGGGCCCAAATGTTATAACTAACAACCTTAAACTATACTTTGACCCATACAGTTACATGTCATTATAAATCTCAACACTGTCTCCTCCTAACTCCAGTTAGATGAACGCTATCTAAAGTTAATTCTTGTTCATTTAGTTTGTTATTGATGATTGTTCATTTTTTCGtcttttaaactttgttttggGGATTGTAATAACGTTAAACAGGTTTTGTAGCATACTAGGTTACATGTTTGTATTGTCAAATATTAAGATCTCACCTGAACAGATCTTTCTTATTCAAACAATTCTGAATTTTTGTTCGGGCTCATGTCCATAAATACAAGGGAAACTGAAGGCCTGATTAGCAACAATTATCTCTGGTTGGAGCTGACCGGACCTAGTCGTTAGTTAACTCCATTATAAAGATATGGAGCAGAGGCGACTGGACCTAATCGTTAGTTAACTCCATTATAAAGATATGGAGCAGAGGCGACTACCGCGGAGAAGGTTAACAAGCAGACCAGGCCTTTCTGGGATTTATTAGTACAGTTAATCCCACCTGGGAAGGCACAACACCACAAGCAGCATGCTACTACTATATCCTCTGAGCTGGAAGTGAAACGTGTGAAGTTGTCATGCACATGGCATGCAACTTCACATTGTAGACTGGGTGGGTCACCCGAATAGAAcctacactaccgttcaaaagtttggggtcacccaaacaattttgtgttttcctgaaaagtcacacttattcaccaccatacgttgtgaaatgaatagaaaatagagtcaagacattgacaaggttagaaataatgatttgtatttgaaatacgATTTTTTTACACTCAAacttgctttcgtcaaagaatcctccatttgcagcaattacagcattgcagacctttggcatctgctgttattgttgaggtaatctggagaaattgcacctcacgcttccagaagcagctccacaagttggattggttggatgggcacttcttgcgtacctaacggtcaagctgctcccacaacagctcatgggttgagatctggtgactgcgctggccactccattaccgatagaataccagctgcctgcttctgctctaaatagttcttgcacaatttggaggtgtgtttagggtcattgtccgtTGTAGGAtgaattggctccaatcaagcgctgtccactgggtatggcatgcgttgcaaaatggagtgaaaGCTTCCTTGTTCAGAATccctttaccctgtacaaatctcccaccttaccagcaccaaagcaacccgcAACCATCAtatacctccaccatgcttaacagatggcgtcagacattcttccagcatcttttcatttgttctgcgtctcacaaacgttcttctttgtgatccaaacctcaaacttggattcatccgtcaacaacacttttttccagtcttcctctgtccaatgtctgtgttcttttgcccatcttaatctttttctttattggccagtccagatatggctttttcttgcCACTCTGCCTGAAGCCcaaatcccgcagccgcctcttcactgtagtgTTGAccctggtgttttgcgggtactatttaatgaagatgccagttggggacctgtgaggcgtctgtttctcaaactagagctctaatgtacttatcttcttgctcagttgtgcaacgtggcctcccacttctttttctactctggttagagcctgtttgtgctgtcctctgaagggagtagtacacaccgttgtaggaatcttcaatttcttagcaatgtctcgcatggaatagccttcatttctaaggacaaaaTAGACTgttgagtttcagatgaaagttctctttttctggccattttgagcgtttaattgaccccacaaatgtgatgctccagaaactcaatctgctcaaaggggTCAGTTTGGTACTTCTgtacgacctaaactgttttcagatatgtgaacatgattgcacaaggttTTCTAATCATtatagccttctgagccaatgagcaaacacattgtaccattgaacactggagtgatagttgctggaaatgggcctctatacacctttGTAGAATTGCACCAAAAAaccaacatttgcagctagaatagtcttaccacattagcaatgtatagtgtatttcttcaaagttaagactagtttaagttatcttcattgaaaagtacagtgcttttccttcaaaaataaggacatttcaatgtgaccccaaacttttgaacggtagtgtatatatggGAAACACTGCCAATTGCAAAATTTGTCAAAAATCCAGCTCATTTGGAActtcatttgaaagccatgaaaCATTTGGCTTTCAAATGAACTAGCTGTTTTGAGTTCTTCTACATTTGAGGACtttcagaagtcagctgttggTGTAAAGCCAAGCAGGAGTTACAGTGGGCTGTCGGAGATCAGATTACTGGATCATGGCGCCCAATGCAGGAGTTGTGAGTAGCGCTACACTTTATTAGCCATTAAAATTGTGTACGCACATAACTAGGCATAATCACAATGCATAGGTTGCCAACAAAGGCGGACAATAGACTGTTAGGGCAAACTTTTTATTGACTgaatttaaaatggaaatgagtGGCGCACAATAGGGACAGGTGAgtataaagttactgctggtaaACCCAGTAGTGTGACATGGGTGTTGGAGCAAAAACTGAAAGTCAAGCTCAGTGCAAAAGTGCTTGCTGATAAACTAGACAGGTTGCAAAATGCTAGAAAGGCTAAATTAAACAAAGCAACCATCTTAATAAAATTAATAGAGGGGGCTCACATGATGTCATGCCAGAGGGCTCTGCATCACATGTATCATTTATCTTTTTGAAGATATGTAACTATGTAGATATGTGTGCTTAGCTTGGAGAAGAAACATCGCGGGAGTATGTCGAAAGGCAATAACCCAAAGGCATGCGGTAATATTAAAAAGCATCTGCACTCAAGTGGACCCAAAGCTAGAGCTTTGCAATTAAGAATTGTTTTCTTCAAATGTCAATTTATTGGTATTTTAGAAAGCAAACATAATGTAtacaaattctataaaataTTACAGAAATATTTCTCCTGCTCTCCATAACTGGCACCACTATGCTACCGCCTGACTATTGCTATTACATTGACTGTcaactgtatgcataattgcacatttttaactcaaattttgctgttcttattttcctcattgtatatgTCTTCTTANNNNNNNNNNttatattgtttacttgaatgttatgtttgtctgtggacctaatgGGTTAAAAATATCTTGTCtacaccgtgggatagagggaaaagtaatttcgatctctttgtatgttttNNNNNNNNNNgaaattgacaataaagcagactttgaagAAAGACATttatatacacagacacaaacacatacagtaggtcctgtacaaaatataattaaattagaTAATAAAAGTACAAAGCTTCTCCACATACTTATTGACATCAGAAGACAGAAACAATGGCAAGCTGTCTtggcaaaataataaaataaagctaTTTCCAAAATACTCCAGACCTACACAGATGAAGCATGACAAAACTTCTTTACGGAAAGGGGCCTATATCATGGGATTCAGCAGAATTTAAGCAACTCGTAGACATAAGGTTTCTGCCATGTGTAATTTGCGAGTTATGTGCGAGTTATGGGCCAGACCTCGTTGATTAAAGTGCCACCTAGAGGTCCACATGTGTAATTTTTGGTATGCAAGGGTTTTGATGCATTTGTACATCTAACCTATGCCTTTGAAGTTGTTCACTTTAGTGTATGAGGTCAATCCCAAAATTTTTTTTGGGTGCAATAGGCCACACCAATTTTAACTAGTGGGTACACCATTGTAGGCCTGGCCTCAGAAGTGTCCCTAGATGTTGCCCTCCAAATTTCATAAAAATCGGATAAGCCTTTCATGAGATATAAACATTTTGCATCTGTAGCACTCCTAAAGGCCAATATTTGCCAGATATGTTTGCAAGCCTCAAAGTGCCATGCCAAACTATAATCTAaagttttgcatttatttttggcCAAGATATGCAAAGGTTTTTGTAGTTAGTTACACAAATTTGTTTATACGTAATGTACcttttttaactgatttaaattcttttcatgaaatttttgtcaggttggtctggagatgctatgtgccaagtttcttGAGAGAAGtttgaaaaactaaatttaCAATAAGCTTTTAGGCTGTAGCAACACttatttacagaaattaaaaaaaaaaaaaaattcactggTACTGGGAACTGCATTGCCTTGCATACGTGGGTTCCCAGCCCCCTCAGGCTTGGACCCCCAATAACAAAGTAAAACAGTTGTTAACTAAATAAGCATCTATATATGACAAAACAATAGCACATTGTATATGTCTCTCCACAGTGCATGGCTTcttaggagccctccagaaagctcAAGTATTTTCCCCATTTTCAATGTAAACATCTAGTAAACCGTTagacattttttcaaatgctgccCCCTAGCCATCTCACAACCCCATTCTTGGATTTACGGCTCCCTTTCATTTCTCTAGCCTCTTAAAAGAATCTGTCTCGCTATCATTAAAGTAGTTTGGACCCAGCTCATGTGCTTATCCATCCCGCTTAGGATTGATCCATCTCCTAGAACAAATAATCTTGGGCTAAACGGAACCTGCAATCTGACATAGGTTATCAtgtattaaaaatgtgttaaaaacaatgtatttatgtgtatgtatactgCATGCAGGTTAGGAAACTATGCATTCAATTTCTCACTCTTTTGGCGTTTTTCCACGGCTGGTaacggctcggctcggctcggcccattcttcgtccgttttccattgcagattgagtaaagcctcagcgtggctggtcaccatagcaacgcgtgatgacgtaattttcagcgcgactcacaacagcacgtcgcatACTCGCCGCGGCcacaacaaatgttttgtttcaaaagaagctgaaggaagaaacaaaaatcactgctaaaaaaacgggagtttgggaattctgacggagttcagacgtcgacatgacggttgttcgccgacacaaaagggtaagttaagtttcctggtaacgttagctaacatttgcatgtgttcagcgtcgcagtcagtatttactatacgctatataaagtacatgaactttagcaaccatgattacacaccaacatgtgtgctgtgtactgtttgtgttccagagcattcacgctttgtaaaatcgccgccgcagaccgtctggtgggcgatgtccgaccggtgagatctctggttctggttctgacctactgggcttcgtataatctttatgagagtcacggagaggcttatgacaacgactgggatgcatctgggccagcagagccgggggggacactgtcacagggtgcagaggaagaagaccgggaagtttgggagggtttgatgcgctacttgaaaagctaaataaaactttgttatatatattgtcttgttttttaaagtaacagtgtgcaatattggaaacgacatgaagccgctagtagcccgaacagttgaaaagtgagaatagtgcagagagtggataatctgtcggtgtccggctagatttgttttaaatgtcccatttgttctggaaacacactccgcactcttgtttgctaacaacacggtcataagtgacgattctctccgaccaaccagcagtctgcaggtttgcacgtcaccttttggtattgcctcggctcgcttggaacctcgactgaggtagtactaaaaaaagtacctgctagcaggtcccagggactttttttcgtaatggaaaaccaaaaaaggcgagtagagccgaggcgagtcaagtagataccacgcagtggaaaaccttTTGTCTCTGTGAAGAAGTCAAGACCGGCCCTATTGTCTCTCACCTTCCCTATCTGTTCCTCTGACTCTAAAGAATTTATTAGGTCATACCTATCATTTAGCATACATGAGGCAGCTCATTGTTCCCACAGGAAAGGTAATTGCTATCCCAGCCTTTAGGAGCCGCCCCTGCTGGATTGATTGCCAGAATTGATTGAAATAAAGAATGTGTATTCAGGTAGTTTGAAAACAAGTGACACCAACTTGGTAGAATCCAGTGGGTGGGTTTGACCGCAAGACACATGGATTGAGAAATAACACCTTTCTTTTGATGACATTTAACCAACAAGAAGAGTTTTCACTTGAGAACCGCCCTCTACTCTAGGGAATAAATGTtgtcattttgaaatattaaggaCTGATCTCATGTGACTCCATCAGGGAGAAGTATGGATCAAGTTTGTTGCAAGCTGCAGTGTTACGTTTTAtgtcttattgtctttgtcaTATCATTTTCATCATGCTATTTCCTTAAACTTTTTGTTAATTCTCCATTGGAACTCTagcctctctccttcctcatcaaatcaaagaacacaTGTTAGTTTTTAGTATCCCAGTCCAAAattcctggaccttatcacaggaCCATAGGACATGAAGTTATTGGTCATCCTCTGtcttacatttaaaacaatttggtGTGTCTTTCAAACCAAGTCAATCTGTAAGGAGTCCGAGAGAAGCAATGCATAATCCTGAACTGGATGAGTTGTACCCTCACATTGCAAATTCTGTCCTCATCCACCAGTGTAATATTTACATCCTTTTCCCATGTCTTCTTGAGGACTGAACAGGCTCCATCCTACAAATTCTGTCATTGGTCTTCTCAGTCTGTGTCTCTTAACACTTACCTGTCAGTGCGCAGATGTTTCTCAGGCTGTAACAACAGACAATTTCCTTAAAAGTTTTCCTCATCTCCTGACTCCTGAAAGCATAGATGAGTGGGTCAATCACAGAGTTGCACATGATGAGGATAAGGTACATGTTGAAGTGGGACATGAAGCACACGCAGTAGAGGTTGCGTGGACATGAAATCATAAGGATCAGGTGGAGGAAGAAGGGGGCCCAGCAGACGATGAAGATACCCAGCAGGATGGTGAGCGTGATGGCCCCCTTCATGCTTGCCCGCTGGTGGATGGAGTTGTAGCCGGGCAGGGCAGCAATGCGCTTCACGTGTGAACGTGCCAGCATGAACATATGGCTGTAGAGGGATGCCATGATGAGCAGCATTGCAAAGAACATGGAGACCAGGCAGATGATGACAGGGGTGGTGTCTGAGTAGACGATGAAGACGATCCCGCAGCCCGTGCAGAAGGTCCAGATTCCCCCGATAATGTAGCCGGCTCTCTTCACTGTCATGATGTTGTGGTATCTCAGTGCATAGAAGATAGTGATGTACCTGTAGATAACATATATTGATATCTGAAATGACCTAACTAACATACTCTTTTCTAACAATGTTACCAAGCCactgagtgaaaaaaaaagcagcacacACATTTCCCAgacaatagggccttcgccgaaCATTATTTGGTGCTCAGGCCCTCATAAACAGTGATTTCAATAAGGTCTTCATCCCCAAAGTTGTCGTTTTTTTTTGGCCCTAATGATAAACATTTTCTCACAGGTTGAAAATGTACTTGTGGTGGTGGGTTCAATAATAAATTAGTCAAACAAAGGTTTACTGTATGAACTATCTGTTGAAAACAATTACTACATaacatcaacaaataattgttaaaTAATTGAGAAAGAAATAACTATTCACATATTAAAGAATTAGAATTAAATCTGGTTGGTTTGTCAAATATTATGGTTTAGCAGATAAAATACCTGATTTCCCGAAGCCAAAATGTTACATGTATTAACAACTTAATTGTCAAGTCAAACTGGAGTAAAGACTTTTAAATCACAAGCATCTGTTTAAAGTGGACAATTGTTAAAGTGGGCGGAACCATTGTGATCTGCCGAGTTTCTGCCAAAGTCTTTTAAAACGAGACATCGGAAGTAAAGAGGAAccgtcactgcccaatgtgaggcgagtgcagatttgagttgcgcatgcctCATTTTttgacaagtagcatacaagagtctaacgagagacttctgtcatgtcaatactgtaaaaatggacctacttaaccaagtggGTTGACTtctagctacaagttagcaaacacaacaaaggctgtcagttgaagggcgttttgagctaactttagcaatcaatcaatcaatcaa
This genomic interval carries:
- the LOC116686435 gene encoding melanocortin receptor 5, producing MNLSDESSYQAEAQLGNFTRAYAYFHLNYTLPLPMQPDKTSTLKPAACEQVHIAVEVFLILGIISLMENILVITAIVKNKNLHSPMYFFVCSLAVADMLVSVSNAWETIIIYLLNNRQLVVEDHFIRQMDNVFDSMICISVVASMCSLLAIAVDRYITIFYALRYHNIMTVKRAGYIIGGIWTFCTGCGIVFIVYSDTTPVIICLVSMFFAMLLIMASLYSHMFMLARSHVKRIAALPGYNSIHQRASMKGAITLTILLGIFIVCWAPFFLHLILMISCPRNLYCVCFMSHFNMYLILIMCNSVIDPLIYAFRSQEMRKTFKEIVCCYSLRNICALTGKC